A genomic stretch from Anser cygnoides isolate HZ-2024a breed goose chromosome 30, Taihu_goose_T2T_genome, whole genome shotgun sequence includes:
- the LOC136787695 gene encoding olfactory receptor 14J1-like — MPNSSSESEFLLLAFADKRELQLLHFGLFLGIYLAALLGNGLILTAVACDHRLHTPMDFFLLNLALLDLGCISTTLPKAMANALWDTRAISYQGCAAQVLFFVFFFGSEYSLLTVMSYDRYVAICKPLHYGSLVGSRACAQMAAAAWGSGFLNAVLHTANTFSLPLCQGNELDQFFCELPQIVKLSCSKAFLREVGLIVFSACLSFACFVFIVVSYVQIFRAVLRIPSEQGRHKAFSTCLPHLAVVSLFISTVMFTYLKPPSISSPSLDMVVAVLYMVVPPAVNPLIYSMRNLELKDALRKLMP, encoded by the coding sequence atgcccaacagcagctctgagagcgagttcctcctgctggcattcgcagacaagcgggagctgcagctcctgcacttcgggctcttcctgggcatctacctggctgccctcctgggcaacggcctcatcctcaccgccgtagcctgcgaccaccgcctccacacccccatggacttcttcctcctcaacctcgccctcctcgacctgggctgcatctccaccactctgcccaaagccatggccaatgccctctgggacaccagggccatctcctatcaagggtgtgctgctcAAGttctcttttttgtcttcttctttGGTTCAGAGTATTcccttctcactgtcatgtcctacgaccgctacgttgccatctgcaagcccctgcactacgggagcctcgtgggcagcagagcttgtgcccagatggcagcagctgcctggggcagtggctttctcaatgctgtcctgcacacagctaatacattttccttgcccctctgccaaggtaATGAGCTtgatcagttcttctgtgagcTTCCTCAAATCgtcaagctctcctgctcaaagGCATTCCTCAGGGAGGTTGGGCTTATTGTATTTAGTGCCTGTTTatcatttgcttgttttgttttcattgtggtgtcctatgtgcagatattcagggctgtgctgaggatcccctctgagcagggccggcacaaagccttttccacgtgcctccctcacctggccgtggtctccctgtttatcagTACTGTCATGTTtacctacctgaagcccccctccatctcctcgcCATCCCTGGAcatggtggtggcagttctgtacatGGTGGTACCTCctgcagtgaaccccctcatctacagcatgaggaacctGGAGCTGAAAGATGCTTTGAGGAAACTAATGCCTTGA